The following proteins are co-located in the Eleginops maclovinus isolate JMC-PN-2008 ecotype Puerto Natales chromosome 23, JC_Emac_rtc_rv5, whole genome shotgun sequence genome:
- the canx gene encoding calnexin: MDQKLGLLVLLALGLLVCLSLPPVSRAQDVMEDGLGEELDVEDELDLGLAAGEEEEEEEMMMEGDVEDEAPAEPKTPPIPKVTYKAPEPMGEHFIAESFDRGTLDGWVMSNAKKEEADEDIAKYDGKWVVEEMKDSKLPGDKGLVLKTRAKHHAISAQLLRPFVFDTKPLIIQYEVNFQSGIDCGGAYVKLLTQTPDLDLDQFKDKTPYTIMFGPDKCGEDYKLHFIFRHKNPKTGEFEEKHAKKPDADLRTYFTDKKTHLYTLVVNPDNTFEVLVDQTVVNSGSLLSDMTPAVNPPAEIEDPDDQKPEDWDERPKIQDPAAAKPEDWDEDAPAQIADEDAVKPDGWLDDEPEYIGDPDAVKPEDWDEDMDGEWEAPQVPNPACETAPGCGAWKRPMIDNPNHKGKWKPPMIDNPNYQGVWKPRKVPNPVFFEDLQPFRMSAFSAVGLELWSMTNDIFFDNFFITDDRNTAERWANDGWGLKKAAEGAADPGLATQMLNAAEERPWLWVVYVLTVALPLILIIVFCCTGKKKTGETPAAEYKKTDEAQPDVKEEEEEEDEEEEEKAEEEEEKAEEDEEEKSSPAAEGKSDGEESPAEKEEEEAEKDETAEEKLEDDVLRRSPRNRKVRKD; the protein is encoded by the exons ATGGATCAGAAGTTGGGTCTGCTGGTTCTCCTGGCCCTCGGGCTCCTTGTCTGCCTGAGCTTGCCTCCCGTCTCTCGGGCGCAGGATGTGATGGAGGACGGTCTGGGCGAGGAGCTGGACGTGGAGGACGAGCTGGACCTGGGCCTGGCTgcgggagaggaggaggaagaagaggagatgatgATGGAGGGAGATGTTGAGGACGAAGCTCCGGCAGAGCCCAAAACTCCTCCCATTCCCAAG GTGACCTACAAGGCTCCAGAGCCAATGGGGGAACATTTCATCGCTGAGTCTTTTGACCGGGGGACGCTTGACGG ctgggTGATGTCCAACGCCAAGAAGGAGGAAGCCGATGAAGACATTGCAAAATACGACG gtAAATGGGTGGTGGAGGAGATGAAGGACAGTAAACTGCCCGGCGACAAAGGTCTCGTCCTGAAGACCCGAGCCAAACATCACGCCATCTCTGCCCAGCTGTTGCGACCCTTCGTCTTCGACACCAAGCCACTCATCATCCA GTACGAGGTGAACTTCCAGTCCGGGATCGACTGTGGCGGCGCCTACGTGAAGCTGCTGACTCAAACCCCAGACCTCGACCTG gaccaGTTCAAGGATAAGACTCCATACACCATCATGTTCGGACCGGACAAGTGCGGAGAGGATTACAAGCTGCACTTCATCTTCAGACACAAGAACCCCAAAACCGGAGAGTTCGAGGAGAAACACGCCAAGAAACCCGACGCCGACCTCAGGACATACTTCACCGACAAGAAGACTCACCTGTACACACtgg TGGTGAACCCTGACAACACCTTCGAGGTCCTGGTGGATCAGACGGTGGTGAACAGCGGCAGCCTGCTGAGCGACATGACCCCCGCCGTCAACCCCCCCGCTGAGATCGAGGACCCCGACGACCAGAAACCAGAAGATTGGGATGAGAGGCCGAAGATCCAGGACCCGGCCGCCGCCAAGCCCGAGGACTG GGATGAGGACGCACCGGCTCAGATTGCCGATGAAGATGCAGTGAAACCCGACGGCTGGCTGGACGACGAGCCAGAGTACATCGGAGACCCCGACGCCGTCAAACCTGAGGACTG GGACGAGGATATGGACGGAGAGTGGGAGGCCCCTCAGGTCCCGAACCCGGCATGTGAGACTGCCCCCGGCTGCGGAGCCTGGAAACGCCCGATGATTGACAACCCCAACCACAAGGGCAAGTGGAAGCCCCCCATGATCGACAACCCCAACTACCAG GGCGTGTGGAAGCCGAGGAAGGTCCCCAACCCGGTATTCTTCGAGGACCTGCAGCCCTTCAGGATGTCAGCGTTCAGCGCTGTGGGACTGGAGCTCTGGTCCATGACCAACGACATCTTCTTCGACAACTTCTTCATCACCGACGACAGGAACACCGCCGAGCGCTGGGCCAACGACGGCTGGGGGCTGAAGAAGGCCGCCGAGGGCGCCGCTGAC CCCGGTCTGGCGACTCAGATGTTGAACGCTGCAGAGGAGCGACCCTGGCTCTGGGTTGTCTACGTCCTCACCGTCGCTCTGCCCCTCATCCTCATCATCGTCTTCTGCTGCACTGGCAAG aagAAGACCGGAGAGACGCCGGCAGCCGAATACAAGAAGACTGACGAGGCTCAGCCGGatgtgaaggaggaggaagaggaagaggacgaggaggaagaagagaaggctgaggaggaagaagagaaggctgaggaggatgaagaggagaagagcAGTCCCg CTGCAGAAGGAAAGAGCGACGGAGAGGAGAGTCctgcagagaaggaggaagaggaggcagagaaggaCGAGACGGCTGAGGAG AAGCTTGAGGACGACGTTCTGCGGAGATCTCCCAGGAACAGGAAGGTCAGAAAGGACTGA